From the genome of Eublepharis macularius isolate TG4126 chromosome 12, MPM_Emac_v1.0, whole genome shotgun sequence, one region includes:
- the LOC129338218 gene encoding olfactory receptor 10AG1-like encodes MSSVLKDDACSTMANHSSLVSEFIFDGFSGLPDLQTFLFVVVLSMYTVSLAGNTTITAVIKLNPVLHTPMYFFLTNLSLLEICYTTAIVPKMLVSLVSENRKISLWGCATQMYFFTLFGITECCLLAAMAYDRYVAICNPLRYTVIMNRGVCAQLSVASWSVGVIVGLGQTNYVFSLTYCGPNRIKHFFCDIPPLLTLACGDTSMNVIAVYMVAVLFITTPFLLILTSYIYIITSILKMPSAEGRRKAFSTCSSHLIVVSLFYGSGIITYLRPKSSYSTEGDKLLALFYTVVTSMLNPIIYSLRNKEVKEALKRMINGGLCSGQIK; translated from the coding sequence ATGATGCCTGCTCCACCATGGCCAACCATTCTTCTCTGGTGAGCGAGTTCATCTTTGATGGTTTCTCTGGATTGCCTGACTTGCAAACATTCCTCTTTGTGGTGGTGCTCTCCATGTACACCGTGTCACTTGCTGGGAATACTACCATCACCGCTGTGATCAAGTTAAACCCGGTCCTTCATACACCCATGTACTTTTTCTTGACGAACTTGTCTCTGTTGGAAATATGCTACACAACAGCCATTGTTCCCAAAATGCTAGTGAGCCTGGTGTCTGAAAACAGAAAGATCTCTCTCTGGGGTTGTGCCACGCAGATGTATTTCTTCACTCTTTTTGGCATCACAGAATGCTGCCTTCTTGCAGCTATGGCCTATGACCGCTATGTGGCCATCTGTAACCCACTGCGGTACACTGTCATAATGAATCGGGGGGTCTGTGCCCAACTCTCAGTGGCCTCGTGGTCAGTAGGGGTGATAGTAGGACTAGGCCAAACCAACTATGTCTTTAGCCTGACCTACTGTGGGCCAAATAGGATTAAGCACTTCTTCTGTGATATTCCTCCGCTCTTGACTTTAGCTTGTGGAGATACTTCAATGAACGTCATTGCTGTATATATGGTGGCTGTTCTTTTCATCACCACGCCTTTCCTTCTCATCCTCACATCCTACATATACATCATCACCTCTATTTTGAAGATGCCTTCAGCTGAGGGCAGGCGTAAAGCTTTCTCCACATGCTCCTCACACCTCATTGTGGTCTCCTTATTCTATGGTTCAGGCATCATCACATATCTTAGGCCCAAATCCAGCTATTCCACAGAAGGTGACAAGCTGCTGGCCCTCTTCTATACAGTTGTGACATCCATGTTGAACCCCATCATCTACAGTCTGAGGAACAAGGAAGTCAAAGAGGCCCTGAAGAGAATGATCAATGGTGGACTGTGCTCTGGACAGATCAAGTGA